Within the Acidipropionibacterium acidipropionici genome, the region ATCGCCAGCAGGACGAGCAGGGTGATGGGTGTTGCTACGAGTTTCAGGTAGTGGCGGGCACTCTGGGTCATGGCGGTCCTGGATCAGTGAAGCTCTAGGACCCTGGCGTGGACGGTCTGGCGCTGCTGCAGGGCCGCGCGCAGGGCGCGGTGCAGGCCGTCCTCCAGATAGAGCTCGCCGCGCCAGGCAACGACATGGGCGAAGAGATCCCCGTAGAAGGTCGAGTCGTCCTCGAGAAGACTCCCGAGGTCGAGAGTGCTCTTGGTTGTGACGAGCTGATCGAGCCTCACCTGCACTGGCGGGATCTCGGACCACTGCTTCTGCACGTACCCGTGGTCGGGGTACGGGCGCGAGTCGCCGACGCGTTTGAAGATCACGTGGTGATCCTACCGGTTCGCCCGTGCGCACCAAGACCCCCCGCCCAACACCCGTGTCCCGGACCCGCATACCGGGGCGCCGGGATCGTGTCGCCGGGAGACGCCGGACTTCCGGCGTGGAAGGATCTGCCCATGAGCCAGACTCCCCGGGAATCCGAGCCGGTCGCCGAGGCGGTCGACGATGCGCTGATCGACGCCATCACCACGGGATACACCTTCGAGGAAC harbors:
- a CDS encoding type II toxin-antitoxin system VapB family antitoxin — protein: MIFKRVGDSRPYPDHGYVQKQWSEIPPVQVRLDQLVTTKSTLDLGSLLEDDSTFYGDLFAHVVAWRGELYLEDGLHRALRAALQQRQTVHARVLELH